A genomic window from Pseudomonadales bacterium includes:
- a CDS encoding protocatechuate 3,4-dioxygenase, whose protein sequence is MSNGFNPTRRRITLGLGAGFGLSVSSGARVFAGTRSPTPAQIEGPFYPVDKQADTDLDLTTVGDRSATAVGSVILVRGRILDVEGAPVQDALVEIWQANHYGRYAHPRDPNPQPLDENFQGWGTVTTAAGGEYGFRTIKPGPYSLEYLGASGWRCRHIHFKISRQGYRSLTTQMYFQGDPLLAQDAEIAKLAAAQRPRLIVAEQTDAATALPLFQFDVVLAAL, encoded by the coding sequence ATGTCCAACGGATTCAATCCAACCAGAAGACGGATCACTCTGGGGCTGGGGGCCGGCTTCGGCCTGTCGGTGTCCTCGGGTGCACGGGTGTTCGCGGGCACCCGGTCACCGACCCCTGCACAGATCGAAGGGCCCTTCTATCCCGTCGACAAGCAGGCCGACACCGATCTGGATCTGACAACAGTGGGGGATCGCTCCGCAACGGCCGTCGGTAGCGTCATCCTGGTGCGCGGACGGATTCTCGATGTCGAGGGGGCGCCTGTGCAGGATGCGCTCGTGGAGATCTGGCAGGCCAATCACTACGGACGCTATGCCCATCCCCGGGACCCCAATCCGCAACCGTTGGATGAGAATTTTCAGGGTTGGGGAACGGTAACCACCGCGGCCGGTGGTGAGTATGGATTCAGGACAATCAAACCCGGTCCTTACTCACTGGAGTATCTGGGCGCCAGCGGCTGGCGCTGCCGGCACATACATTTCAAGATATCCAGGCAAGGCTACCGATCACTGACCACCCAGATGTACTTTCAGGGTGACCCACTGCTGGCGCAGGATGCGGAAATCGCCAAGTTGGCAGCGGCACAGAGGCCGCGACTTATCGTCGCCGAGCAGACCGATGCAGCTACTGCGCTGCCGCTTTTTCAGTTCGATGTGGTTCTCGCGGCGCTCTGA
- a CDS encoding response regulator — MSIKHALVVDDSKSARVSLQRMLELHHLVVLQAESGEAALELLEHQNVDVIFMDHTMPGMDGLEAVAAIKRNPQTAMIPVMMYTTKEGEVYVGQARALGAIGVLPKEVQPQALFDMLVKLGLVAERRSSSTPKGLDVPQRRRDDQMAVSGQTREHPAPGFSVEALLNRILEDQRDLRAELLRGSRVVARQVATEIVEEQMARQRPVEAADAPPGTGSGSRFGLFGLVAVLAFAAGALFWQVRVDRAGDGLAVAAGDAASRAQQQIRTLETELHTQRTLQQQRSLRAIDALQWAINRNASLPFEEVAFNDARASGLGDLLSQLVSLDFRGRVRIESHLGEFCLEEDPAGGYRPAAPDTRLEACALLGHPLDDSSSVSERESVGFAEFIANSPFLQDSGIEVELVAHDRERSFAQYPYPLDSAVAGDWNRVAGLNNRLEYSLIIDRSALPE; from the coding sequence ATGTCCATCAAACACGCTCTGGTGGTCGATGATTCGAAATCGGCGCGAGTCTCGCTGCAGAGAATGCTCGAACTGCATCATCTGGTCGTGTTACAGGCCGAGTCCGGTGAGGCCGCTCTGGAGTTGCTCGAACATCAGAATGTGGATGTGATCTTCATGGATCACACCATGCCGGGTATGGATGGTCTGGAGGCTGTTGCGGCCATCAAGCGCAATCCGCAGACCGCCATGATTCCTGTGATGATGTATACGACTAAGGAGGGTGAGGTGTACGTGGGTCAGGCGCGTGCTCTGGGAGCGATCGGCGTGCTGCCTAAAGAAGTCCAGCCTCAGGCTTTGTTCGACATGCTGGTGAAACTGGGACTGGTGGCAGAGAGACGCAGTTCCAGCACGCCCAAAGGGCTCGACGTTCCCCAGAGGCGACGGGACGATCAGATGGCTGTATCCGGGCAGACCCGTGAGCACCCGGCCCCAGGTTTCTCAGTGGAAGCGCTGCTCAATCGTATCCTGGAAGATCAGCGCGATCTGCGTGCCGAGTTGCTGCGTGGCAGTCGCGTTGTCGCGCGGCAGGTGGCGACGGAAATCGTCGAGGAACAGATGGCGCGCCAGCGACCTGTCGAAGCAGCAGATGCCCCCCCGGGCACAGGATCCGGATCGAGATTCGGACTGTTCGGTCTGGTCGCGGTGCTCGCCTTCGCAGCCGGCGCGCTGTTCTGGCAGGTGCGCGTTGACCGTGCCGGTGATGGCCTGGCGGTAGCGGCAGGCGATGCAGCATCCCGGGCGCAGCAGCAGATCCGTACTCTGGAAACGGAACTCCACACGCAGCGCACTTTGCAGCAGCAGCGCAGTCTCCGCGCGATCGACGCGCTGCAATGGGCGATCAATCGAAACGCTTCGCTGCCCTTCGAGGAGGTTGCATTCAACGATGCCCGGGCATCCGGTCTTGGGGATCTGCTCTCGCAACTCGTCTCTCTCGACTTCCGGGGGAGGGTGCGTATCGAATCTCATCTCGGCGAATTCTGTCTCGAAGAGGATCCGGCAGGTGGCTATAGACCTGCCGCGCCGGATACGCGACTGGAAGCCTGTGCGTTACTTGGACATCCCCTGGACGATTCTTCGAGTGTGAGTGAGCGGGAGTCGGTGGGATTTGCCGAATTCATCGCGAATTCGCCCTTCCTCCAGGACTCGGGTATCGAGGTGGAGCTCGTTGCCCATGATCGAGAGCGTTCATTCGCCCAGTATCCTTACCCCCTGGATTCAGCCGTTGCCGGTGACTGGAATCGGGTTGCTGGATTGAACAACCGTTTGGAGTACTCTCTGATCATCGATCGGTCCGCTCTGCCGGAGTAG
- a CDS encoding alpha/beta hydrolase has translation MRAILPLVRRGHGMTAPEKTADEAAATTRVRGLRQRALNVRNHLAQRLAPVEDSILSTEAGLAGEFRSGASVGGLRALFDSVTSLLNVRLPKFGRLVSGIEIGPDTTATIDLLVPDGPGPFPVLIYLHGGAWVAGSPASHRKLTARFAEKGFLVLSVDYRLAPEHPFPAGLEDCVQAVYWATEHAVRFGGDPARIAIGGDSAGANLACATAGLLAGRLTAPKLSAALLIYGVFDMSDMGSSSANRFIHRAYLQGDTPEQLADPRVSPISWADRLPPCFVVVGTQDSLLVQNRRLRDALATAQIPHHYIEEATMPHGFMQMEFMGSARRVVQEAVEFLELHMAETPATRRRRLFLSLWIRLRKSVTRLLQRRATRAARRWRPTP, from the coding sequence ATGAGGGCAATTCTGCCGCTGGTGCGCAGAGGCCATGGCATGACGGCACCAGAAAAAACGGCGGACGAAGCAGCGGCAACCACCCGCGTCCGCGGCCTGCGACAGCGAGCGCTGAACGTCCGTAACCACCTGGCGCAGCGTCTGGCACCGGTGGAGGACTCGATCCTGAGTACCGAAGCCGGTCTGGCGGGGGAATTCCGCAGTGGCGCAAGTGTCGGCGGCCTGCGGGCGCTGTTTGACAGCGTCACCAGCCTGCTTAATGTCCGTCTGCCGAAGTTCGGCCGCCTGGTGTCGGGTATTGAAATCGGTCCGGACACGACGGCAACAATCGATCTGCTGGTGCCCGATGGACCGGGACCCTTTCCGGTGCTGATTTATCTCCATGGGGGCGCCTGGGTCGCCGGCAGTCCCGCCAGTCACAGGAAACTGACGGCCCGATTCGCCGAGAAAGGCTTCCTGGTACTCAGCGTCGACTATCGACTGGCGCCCGAGCACCCGTTCCCGGCCGGGTTGGAGGATTGCGTGCAGGCCGTGTACTGGGCGACTGAACATGCGGTCCGTTTCGGCGGGGATCCCGCCAGGATCGCAATTGGCGGAGATTCAGCCGGGGCGAACCTGGCCTGTGCCACCGCCGGGTTGCTGGCGGGTCGCCTCACCGCGCCAAAACTCTCTGCGGCACTGCTGATCTATGGCGTGTTCGACATGAGCGACATGGGCAGTTCAAGCGCCAACCGCTTCATTCACCGGGCCTATCTGCAGGGTGATACGCCCGAACAGCTCGCCGACCCGCGGGTCAGCCCGATCTCCTGGGCGGACAGACTGCCGCCCTGCTTCGTCGTGGTCGGCACTCAGGATTCGCTGCTGGTACAGAACCGGCGACTCCGCGACGCACTGGCGACGGCCCAGATACCCCATCACTACATCGAAGAAGCCACCATGCCGCACGGCTTCATGCAGATGGAGTTCATGGGCAGTGCGCGTCGCGTGGTGCAGGAGGCGGTGGAATTTCTGGAACTTCACATGGCAGAAACTCCGGCCACTCGCAGACGCAGACTCTTTCTGAGCCTCTGGATCCGACTGCGAAAAAGCGTCACCCGACTGCTGCAGCGCCGCGCGACCCGGGCAGCCAGACGATGGCGACCCACTCCCTGA
- a CDS encoding M20/M25/M40 family metallo-hydrolase yields MKKITLVLAVSLFTGSAVAAPQPDWAAIEAEALEHFLALVRFDTTDPPGREIDAAEYLVRALEADGIPVQTFALEAHRPNVVARLKGDGSKLPILIMAHTDTVNVDPAKWQVPPFSATRAGGYVYGRGTVDDKDNLVSALMAMLTLKRLNIPLERDVIFLAESGEEGATQVGIEYMVNNHLDAIEAEFCYAEGGGVTRQNGKVGYAAVQTMEKIPRAIALTATGPAGHGSVPLMDNAILHLAEAVSAVGQWRIPIRLNETTRTYFERLAAISSPEDAQRYMDVLHPDAAIRNAADDYFRRHEPRHASMLRTSISPTIFEGGYRVNVIPSDATATLDTRLEPTEDAEAFLEQVRGVINDPSIAVNWAPRNIRPAGTSSLDTEAFKVIEANVRKHYEATTLPTMSTGATDMAYLRARGIQCYGIGPAIDIEDGPKGYGAHSDQERILESELLRFVRFHYDIVADIATSR; encoded by the coding sequence ATGAAAAAAATAACCCTCGTGCTTGCTGTCAGCCTGTTTACCGGTTCCGCAGTAGCCGCACCTCAGCCTGACTGGGCCGCGATCGAAGCAGAAGCTCTGGAACACTTTCTCGCCCTGGTGCGCTTCGATACCACCGATCCGCCGGGACGTGAGATTGATGCAGCCGAGTATCTCGTTCGTGCACTCGAAGCAGACGGCATCCCGGTACAGACCTTTGCCCTGGAAGCGCATCGACCCAATGTGGTGGCGCGGCTGAAGGGCGACGGCAGCAAGCTGCCGATTCTGATCATGGCGCATACGGATACGGTCAATGTGGATCCGGCCAAGTGGCAGGTACCGCCTTTCAGCGCTACCCGTGCCGGAGGCTACGTCTACGGCCGCGGTACAGTGGATGACAAAGACAACCTGGTTTCCGCCCTGATGGCCATGCTGACGCTCAAGCGGCTCAACATACCGCTGGAGAGGGACGTGATATTTCTGGCGGAGTCCGGGGAAGAAGGTGCGACACAGGTGGGCATCGAGTACATGGTGAACAATCATCTCGACGCCATCGAAGCCGAGTTCTGCTATGCGGAAGGCGGCGGCGTCACCCGACAGAACGGCAAGGTCGGCTATGCGGCCGTTCAGACCATGGAGAAGATACCGCGCGCCATCGCACTCACCGCCACAGGACCCGCTGGCCACGGCTCCGTACCCCTGATGGACAATGCCATCCTTCACCTCGCAGAAGCCGTTAGCGCTGTCGGTCAGTGGCGGATTCCCATCCGCCTGAACGAAACCACCAGAACCTATTTCGAACGTCTGGCCGCTATCTCCTCACCGGAAGATGCGCAGCGGTACATGGACGTCCTCCACCCGGATGCCGCAATCCGCAATGCCGCAGACGACTATTTCCGCCGCCATGAACCACGCCACGCTTCCATGCTGCGCACCTCCATCTCTCCGACCATCTTCGAAGGCGGCTATCGGGTGAACGTCATCCCCTCGGATGCTACGGCCACCCTCGACACACGCCTCGAACCCACCGAAGACGCGGAAGCATTCCTCGAGCAGGTCCGCGGGGTGATCAATGACCCATCTATCGCAGTAAACTGGGCACCCCGCAATATCCGACCCGCCGGCACCTCGAGCCTCGACACGGAGGCCTTCAAAGTCATCGAAGCGAACGTCCGCAAACACTATGAGGCGACCACCCTGCCGACGATGAGCACCGGTGCTACCGATATGGCGTACCTCCGTGCCCGGGGCATTCAGTGCTATGGCATCGGACCGGCGATAGACATCGAAGATGGCCCCAAGGGTTACGGCGCCCACAGCGACCAGGAGCGCATTCTGGAGAGTGAACTGCTGCGCTTCGTCCGCTTTCACTACGATATCGTGGCGGACATCGC